A portion of the Oncorhynchus nerka isolate Pitt River linkage group LG27, Oner_Uvic_2.0, whole genome shotgun sequence genome contains these proteins:
- the LOC115112457 gene encoding importin-7 has translation MDPNVLIEALRGTMDPNLREAAERQLNEGHTQVNFVSALLQVTMSDQLDLPVRQAGVIYLKNMVTQHWSEGDGTSTETPVNNIPEEDRQFIRDNIVEAIIHSPERIRVQLTTCIHHMIKHDYPGKWTAIVDKIGFYLQSDNSAGWLGILLCLYQLVKNYEYKKPDERSPLVAAMQIFMPMLKDRFIQLLPDPSSESVLVQKQIFKILYALFQYNLPLELINRQNLTEWMEILKTVVDRDVPPETLQVDEDERPELPWWKCKKWALHILARLFERYGSPGNTTKEYTEFADLFLKGYAVAAQQVLLKVLYQYKEKQYVAPRVLQQTLNYINQGIAHAVTWKNLKPHIQGIIQDVVFPLMCYTDSDQELWEEDPYEYIRMKFDVFEDFISPTTAAQTLLFTSCNKRKEVLQKTMGFCYQILTEPTSDPRKKDGALHMIGSLAEILLKKKVYKDQMEFMLQNHVFTLFRSELGYMRARACWVLHYFCEVKFKSDQNLQTALELTRLCLINDNEMPVKVEAAIALQVLISNQEKAKEYITPFIRPVMQALLHIVRETENDDLTNVIQKMICEYSEEVTPIAVEMTQHLAMTFNQVIQTGPDEEGGDDKAVTAMGILNTIDTLLSVVEDHKEITQQLEGICLQVIGTVLQQHVLEFYEEILSLAHSLTCQQVSQQMWQLLPLVFEVFQQDGFDYFTDMMPLLHNYVTVDTDTLLSDTKYLEIIYSMCKKVLTGDPGEDPECHAAKLLEVVILQCKGRGIDQVVPLFVAAALERLTREVKTSELRTMCLQVAIAALYYSPPLLLNTLENLRFPNNTEPITNHFISQWLKDVDCFLGLHDRKICVLGLCALIDLEQRPQAVNQVAGQLLPAAILLFNGLKRAYACQAENENEDEDDDEDGEEDEENVELGSDEDDIDEEGQEYLEMLAKHAGEDGDDEDWDEDDAEETALEGYTTAVDDEDNLVDEYQIFKAILQNIQTRDPAWYQALTQTLDEEQGKHLHDIGTLADQRRAAHESKMIEKHGGYKFTVPEVVPTNFNFGGNAPGMN, from the exons ATGGATCCAAACGTATTGATCGAGGCCCTTCGGGGTACCATGGACCCAAACTTGCGTGAGGCCGCGGAGAGACAGCTGAACGAG GGTCACACCCAGGTGAATTTTGTGTCAGCTCTGCTGCAAGTCACCATGTCTGATCAGTTAGATTTGCCCGTCAGACAAGCAG GGGTGATCTACCTGAAGAACATGGTGACCCAGCACTGGAGCGAGGGGGATGGCACCAGCACGGAGACGCCTGTCAATAACATcccagaggaggacaggcagTTCATCCGTGACAACATCGTGGAGGCCATCATCCACTCCCCCGAGCGCATCAG AGTGCAGCTGACAACATGCATCCACCACATGATTAAACACGACTACCCCGGCAAGTGGACTGCCATCGTTGACAAGATTGGCTTCTACCTGCAGTCAGATAACAGCGCCGGATGGCTGGGCATCCTGCTCTGCCTCTACCAGCTGGTTAAAAACTATGA GTACAAGAAGCCAGACGAGCGCAGTCCTCTGGTGGCGGCCATGCAGATCTTCATGCCCATGCTGAAGGACCGCTTCATCCAGCTGCTCCCTGATCCTTCCAGTGAATCTGTCCTGGTGCAAAAACAGATCTTCAAGATCCTCTACGCCCTCTTCCAG TATAACCTCCCCCTGGAGCTGATCAACCGACAGAACCTGACGGAGTGGATGGAGATCCTGAAGACAGTGGTGGACAGAGACGTGCCTCCG GAGACCTTGCAGGTGGATGAGGACGAGAGACCTGAGCTGCCCTGGTGGAAGTGTAAGAAGTGGGCCCTCCACATCCTGGCCAGGCTCTTTGAGAG GTATGGTAGCCCAGGCAACACTACCAAAGAGTACACAGAGTTTGCCGATCTCTTCCTCAAGGGATACGCAGTGGCAGCACAACAG gtgctGCTGAAGGTCTTATATCAGTACAAGGAGAAGCAATACGTGGCTCCCAGAGTCCTCCAGCAGACACTCAACTATATTAACCAGGGAATTGCACACGCTGTCACCTGGAAGAACCTGAAGCCACATATCCAGGGCATCATTCAGGACGTGGTTTTCCCCCTCATGTGCTACACGGACAGTGACCAGGAGTTGTGGGAGGAGGACCCATACGAGTACATTCGCATGAAGTTTG ATGTGTTCGAGGATTTCATCTCTCCCACCACGGCAGCTCAGACCCTGCTCTTCACCTCCTGCAACAAGAGGAAAGAA GTTCTTCAGAAGACCATGGGCTTCTGTTATCAGATCCTCACTGAGCCCACCTCTGACCCCAGGAAGAAGGACGGAGCGCTGCACATGATTGGCTCTCTGGCTGAAATCCTGCTCAAG AAAAAGGTCTATAAAGACCAGATGGAGTTCATGCTGCAGAACCACGTCTTCACTCTGTTCCGCAGTGAGCTGGGCTATATGAGAGCCAGA GCCTGTTGGGTCCTGCATTACTTCTGTGAGGTCAAGTTTAAGAGTGACCAGAACCTGCAGACAGCCCTGGAGCTGACCCGCCTCTGCCTGATCAACGACAACGAGATGCCTGTTAAAGTGGAGGCAGCCATCGCCCTGCAGGTCCTCATCAGCAACCAGGAGAAAG CCAAAGAGTATATCACTCCCTTCATCCGGCCTGTGATGCAGGCCCTCCTGCACATTGTGCGTGAAACGGAGAACGATGACCTCACTAACGTCATCCAGAAGATGATCTGCGAGTACAGCGAAGAGGTCACGCCCATCGCCGTGGAGATGACACAGCACttg GCGATGACCTTCAACCAGGTCATCCAGACGGGGCCTGACGAGGAGGGAGGGGACGACAAGGCGGTGACAGCCATGGGCATCCTCAACACTATCGACACACTGCTCAGTGTGGTGGAGGACCACAAAGAG ATCACCCAGCAGCTGGAGGGTATATGTCTGCAGGTGATTGGCACCGTCCTGCAGCAGCATGTCCTGG AGTTCTACGAGGAGATCCTGTCTCTGGCACACAGCCTGACCTGCCAGCAGGTGTCCCAACAGATGTGGCAGCTCCTCCCCTTGGTGTTTGAGGTCTTCCAGCAGGATGGCTTTGACTACTTCACAG ACATGATGCCTCTCCTTCACAACTACGTCACGGTTGACACAGACACTCTCCTGTCTGACACTAAATACCTGGAGATAATCTACAGCATGTGCAAGAAG GTTCTGACTGGCGATCCAGGTGAGGATCCAGAGTGTCATGCAGCCAAGCTGTTGGAGGTGGTTATTCTGCAGTGCAAAGGGCGTGGAATTGATCAG GTTGTTCCCTTGTTTGTggcggctgcgctggagaggctGACGAGGGAGGTGAAGACCAGTGAGCTGAGGACCATGTGTCTGCAAGTGGCCATCGCAGCCCTGTACTACAGCCCCCCTCTGCTGCTCAACACCCTGGAGAACCTGCGCTTCCCAAACAACACTGAGCCCATCACCAACCACTTCATCTCCCAGTGGCTCAAAGATGTTGACTGCTTCCTGGG GCTCCATGATAGGAAGATCTGCGTGCTTGGCCTGTGTGCCCTCATTGACTTGGAGCAGAGGCCCCAGGCTGTCAACCAGGTGGCCGGCCAACTGCTTCCCGCAGCCATCCTGCTCTTCAACGGCCTCAAGAGGGCCTACGCCTGTCAAGCAGAAAACGAGAATgaggatgaagatgatgatgaagatggagaggaggatgaggagaatg TTGAGCTGGGCAGTGATGAGGATGACATTGATGAGGAGGGCCAGGAGTACTTGGAGATGCTGGCCAAGCatgcaggagaggatggggatgaTGAGGACTGGGATGAGGACGACGCAGAGGAGACTGCACTGGAGGGCTACACTACAGCTGTAGACGACGAAGACAACCTGGTGGATGAATACCAGATCTTCAAGGCCATACTACAGA ATATCCAGACCCGTGACCCAGCATGGTACCAGGCACTCACACAAACCCTTGATGAGGAACAAGGAAAACACCTTCATGACATTGGCACACTTGCAGACCAGAGGCGGGCAGCACATG AATCCAAAATGATCGAGAAGCACGGCGGATACAAGTTCACAGTGCCAGAAGTGGTGCCAACTAATTTCAACTTTGGAGGCAACGCTCCAGGAATGAATTGA
- the LOC115112456 gene encoding transmembrane protein 41B isoform X1, with protein MAKKRRERRETDSVSSVTLHEEPKTTFNEAQTLKETQYTGGGSARMSLLILLSVFTCAASVMYLVYRNFPELNDDEMATIKIPKDMDDAKALGTVLSKYKDTYYTQVLVAYFTTYIFLQTFAIPGSIFLSILSGYLYPFPLALFLVCLCSGLGASFCYMLSYLVGRPVVYRYLTERVQKWSQQVDKHRDHLINYIIFLRITPFLPNWFINITSPIINVPLGFFFLGTFFGVAPPSFVAINAGTTLYKLTTAGEAVSWNSLIVLGVLAILSILPVCFQKKLQQKIE; from the exons ATGGCCAAGAAACGAAGAGAAAGACGAGAGACCGATAGTGTTTCGTCAGTAACGTTACACGAGGAACCGAAGACAACATTTAACGAGGCACAAACCCTCAAAG AGACTCAATACACTGGAGGGGGCTCAGCTCGCATGTCTCTCCTCATCCTGCTGTCTGTCTTCACCTGCGCTGCTTCTGTCATGTACCTAGTGTACAGGAATTTCCCAGAGCTCAACGA TGATGAGATGGCTACTATTAAAATCCCCAAAGATATGGATGATGCCAAAGCCTTGGGCACTGTACTTTCCAAATATAAGGACACCTACTACACCCAAGTGTTAGTAGCCTACTTTACCACCTATATCTT CCTCCAGACATTTGCGATCCCTGGATCCATCTTCCTCAGTATCCTGTCTGGTTATCTCTACCCCTTCCCCCTGGCTCTTTTCCTCGTCTGCCTG TGCTCTGGCCTGGGGGCTTCCTTCTGCTACATGCTGTCTTATCTAGTGGGGCGACCAGTGGTCTACAGATACCTGACAGAGAGAGTCCAGAAATGGTCCCAGCAG GTTGACAAGCACAGAGATCATCTCATCAATTACATCATATTTCTGAGGATCACTCCCTTTCTCCCCAACTGGTTCATCAACATCACCTCACCCATCATCAATGTGCCTTTGGGGTTCTTCTTCCTTGGTACTTTCTTTG GAGTGGCCCCACCGTCCTTCGTGGCGATAAACGCTGGTACAACACTGTACAAACTGACGACAGCTGGGGAGGCAGTGTCCTGGAACTCTCTGATTGTGCTAGGTGTCCTGGCCATACTCTCTATCCTGCCTGTCTGCTTCCAGAAGAAACTGCAGCAGAAGATAGAGTAG
- the LOC115112456 gene encoding transmembrane protein 41B isoform X2, with product METQYTGGGSARMSLLILLSVFTCAASVMYLVYRNFPELNDDEMATIKIPKDMDDAKALGTVLSKYKDTYYTQVLVAYFTTYIFLQTFAIPGSIFLSILSGYLYPFPLALFLVCLCSGLGASFCYMLSYLVGRPVVYRYLTERVQKWSQQVDKHRDHLINYIIFLRITPFLPNWFINITSPIINVPLGFFFLGTFFGVAPPSFVAINAGTTLYKLTTAGEAVSWNSLIVLGVLAILSILPVCFQKKLQQKIE from the exons ATGG AGACTCAATACACTGGAGGGGGCTCAGCTCGCATGTCTCTCCTCATCCTGCTGTCTGTCTTCACCTGCGCTGCTTCTGTCATGTACCTAGTGTACAGGAATTTCCCAGAGCTCAACGA TGATGAGATGGCTACTATTAAAATCCCCAAAGATATGGATGATGCCAAAGCCTTGGGCACTGTACTTTCCAAATATAAGGACACCTACTACACCCAAGTGTTAGTAGCCTACTTTACCACCTATATCTT CCTCCAGACATTTGCGATCCCTGGATCCATCTTCCTCAGTATCCTGTCTGGTTATCTCTACCCCTTCCCCCTGGCTCTTTTCCTCGTCTGCCTG TGCTCTGGCCTGGGGGCTTCCTTCTGCTACATGCTGTCTTATCTAGTGGGGCGACCAGTGGTCTACAGATACCTGACAGAGAGAGTCCAGAAATGGTCCCAGCAG GTTGACAAGCACAGAGATCATCTCATCAATTACATCATATTTCTGAGGATCACTCCCTTTCTCCCCAACTGGTTCATCAACATCACCTCACCCATCATCAATGTGCCTTTGGGGTTCTTCTTCCTTGGTACTTTCTTTG GAGTGGCCCCACCGTCCTTCGTGGCGATAAACGCTGGTACAACACTGTACAAACTGACGACAGCTGGGGAGGCAGTGTCCTGGAACTCTCTGATTGTGCTAGGTGTCCTGGCCATACTCTCTATCCTGCCTGTCTGCTTCCAGAAGAAACTGCAGCAGAAGATAGAGTAG